From the Hordeum vulgare subsp. vulgare chromosome 1H, MorexV3_pseudomolecules_assembly, whole genome shotgun sequence genome, the window GCAAGTAGCTATAAATTCCTGAGAAGTAGTATAATGTAGAAGTAAAAAAACATACTTTTGAGCTTTTAGTGTAGCATGCCTAATACGTTGTTGTAGTAGATACTAGATGCATAACGGTCTTAATACAGAAGGTAGAAGCGGCATTGCCCCAGTCGCTTGTAGAAAGACATTTATTTGCTCTTTAGGATTTATCTGTTGCTCCTAATTTAATGCTATGACAGTATATTTGCAATTGTATGTTCTCTATAACAGAAGAAATGCATTTTAAATCTCCCTGCCCTGTAATACCTTAAGCATGTTTCTCTATGATATTCAGTGAAGGATTGTTGCACCACTTGAAGGCTGATATTCATGTATAAATTTGACTTTTGGCAGGTAGTCAAAACATGGTTTTCCTTCAGGAGGAGATGTCTTGGAACGTGCTGATCTCACCGGACCAGCTGAGCCCCAAGGGCCTGCTGCTCCGCAAGTCGATCATCGTGCGTCTTCTGGAGGACATCACCAACAGGAAGGCCTCCAATGAGCATGGCTACTACATTGCTGTCAACGAGCTGAAGACGATCTCTGAAGGGAAGGTTCGTGAACTGACCGGAGACGTTCTTTTCCCGGTCACATTCACCTGCATCACTCAGAGGCCTATGAAGGGGGAGATCTTGGTCGGCTCCGTGGAGAAGATCCTCAAGCACGGGGTCTTCCTCAAATCCGGGCCAATCGAGAGCATCTTCCTGTCGGAGAAGTCGATGAGCGACTACAAGTACATGGGCGGCGAGAACCCCATGTTCATGAAGGACCACTCAAAGCTGGAGAGGGACACCGCTGTGCGCTTCAAGGTCATGGGGTTCCGCTGGATGGAGGCAGAACGCCAGTTCCAGCTCCTTGCGTCGCTGGCTGGTGATTTCCTCGGGCCGCTGTGAGCTGCTTCGAACAGGCTGCTGTACATTTTGTTATCCTGTGTGGTGGTGGATGAACTTTGATGTTGTGAGGACTGATGACATGGTTGCTGTAGCTTTTCGCAGTTGATGCAGGCTTAGGGTGTGGTGCCAATGACATTTGGTTCTATGTCTTAACTCAGTGTAGATGTGGACTTTGACGAGCCTGCGTTTGCTCATATCACTCTCAACTTGGATGCATGTGTTTGTGACcttctactccctcctttcctaaatactccctccgttcgggaTTACTTGCTGCACAAATTGATAAAAATGAATATACTCCGTCAGTCCAGAATTACTTCTCACACAAATtgataaaaatgaatgtatctagactaaAATACAACTAGATACAACCATTCCTATGGCAAGTATTtttag encodes:
- the LOC123426139 gene encoding DNA-directed RNA polymerase V subunit 7-like; translation: MASCCKYLLLLLSPLVSPHFSLCGHSGDPQTAPNHPRRDLAGERRHHRSVEGRSSGSQNMVFLQEEMSWNVLISPDQLSPKGLLLRKSIIVRLLEDITNRKASNEHGYYIAVNELKTISEGKVRELTGDVLFPVTFTCITQRPMKGEILVGSVEKILKHGVFLKSGPIESIFLSEKSMSDYKYMGGENPMFMKDHSKLERDTAVRFKVMGFRWMEAERQFQLLASLAGDFLGPL